The following proteins are co-located in the Pedobacter frigiditerrae genome:
- a CDS encoding SusC/RagA family TonB-linked outer membrane protein — protein MQKRVLLILSVVLLLLLKFNAAQATIAYGNLNLALQTDTLGSKSSILVVDENQHYLVGIKLINLKTKATAITDQNGVAIIDFTSSDRIEVYAGNTLLLTTEVSKGKHNSITVSGKNPAIAALKPIRLLYDQTVNPKLTTTSTDAVYTADLTKATVTSVKSAITGRLAGAYVEQNSGRLGSESRTDGLYALLSSGSLGSDAVQLSLRGQSPTVIIDGVPRPMTIFNLEEIESITVLKDAVSTAMLGGKGANGVILITTKRGAKGKQTISFTAQTAFQKSLKTPNALNAFQYASLYNEARVNDGLTPVYTNADLQAYQTGSDPIGHPDVNWEDVVTKPQSRFNHYTLNVSGGNDFGKYFVAVEHVDQTGLFRSSDANTYETDNTFKNFTVRSNVDLQINKKLSAGINLMGRLINMNDPGFGSGSILNQIYATPANAYPIYNPNGSYATTSNYQNNIYAQAVSSGYIGTYKRDVLADLFLKRTFNEITEGLWLRVKASIYATLAENTIRTKSFATFAFNPTTSAYTQYGTNGTQSNNTAVTQQGRSDYEELALGYDRNFGKHGVSALLLANNDNAYSGSDLPYTLRGISGKASYNFDQKYVVDLAFGYNGSNYYPPAGDFKYGFFPAMGLAWNMEKENFLKDVKWLNGLKLFGTFGKTGNDNPGYFVYIQRYFDGTSAYFGATAGAQTSIFEQPLANPNITWEKANKLNIGLQGTLFNNKIGFSVERYSDKYYDLLMRRGKNSALIGQNYPIENIGQSRYTGWDFKLNYQQTINKFSYFIGATGGLQKSEVLYQDEVIQPYTWMKSTGQAVGQRFGYIDQGLFQSQAEINASAKVEGYTAQPGDIKYKDLNGDGIINQLDQTVIGNTKPLLYYGFNLGFNFKGFDFSALIQGAMNRTVYLSGNTEWAFQNNGFGQAWEQNLGRWTPQTAGMATQPRVGVGANINNYATSTYWQHSGNYVRLKNLELGYTIPESITKRIGLQSLRVFTNATNLFTISAYDRVDPEVYGSSYPIQKLINMGVNVKF, from the coding sequence ATGCAAAAACGTGTACTACTGATACTTTCAGTTGTGTTATTGCTGCTCTTAAAGTTTAATGCTGCTCAGGCTACAATAGCTTATGGCAATTTAAACTTAGCATTGCAAACCGATACACTGGGGTCGAAATCTTCCATATTAGTTGTCGATGAAAATCAACATTACCTAGTAGGGATAAAATTAATCAACTTAAAAACTAAAGCAACAGCAATTACAGATCAAAATGGTGTTGCCATAATTGATTTCACTTCTAGTGATAGGATTGAGGTTTATGCAGGCAATACATTGTTGCTTACTACAGAAGTTTCTAAAGGGAAGCACAACTCCATCACAGTAAGTGGTAAAAATCCTGCGATAGCAGCACTTAAACCTATTCGGTTATTGTATGATCAAACTGTAAATCCAAAATTAACCACCACCTCAACAGATGCCGTTTATACTGCAGATTTAACAAAGGCAACGGTTACTTCTGTAAAGTCTGCAATTACCGGACGATTGGCAGGTGCTTATGTAGAACAGAACTCAGGGAGATTAGGGTCTGAATCAAGAACGGATGGACTATATGCCTTATTATCTTCAGGTAGCTTAGGTTCAGATGCCGTTCAATTGTCATTAAGAGGCCAATCACCAACGGTTATTATTGATGGAGTTCCTAGACCAATGACTATTTTCAATCTGGAAGAAATCGAATCCATCACTGTGCTAAAAGATGCAGTTTCTACTGCGATGTTAGGTGGTAAAGGTGCAAATGGTGTTATATTAATTACCACAAAAAGAGGAGCAAAAGGTAAACAGACAATTTCTTTTACTGCGCAAACTGCTTTTCAAAAGTCCTTAAAAACACCTAATGCATTAAATGCATTTCAATATGCATCGTTATACAATGAGGCTAGGGTAAACGATGGCTTAACGCCAGTTTACACCAATGCTGATTTGCAAGCTTATCAAACAGGGAGTGACCCAATCGGGCATCCTGATGTAAATTGGGAAGATGTGGTAACTAAACCTCAATCACGTTTTAATCATTATACTTTAAACGTTTCTGGTGGTAATGATTTTGGTAAATATTTTGTCGCAGTAGAACATGTTGACCAAACAGGCCTTTTTAGGTCTTCAGATGCAAATACTTATGAAACAGATAATACTTTCAAAAACTTTACGGTTCGTTCTAATGTAGATTTACAAATCAACAAAAAACTATCTGCAGGCATTAATTTGATGGGTAGATTGATCAATATGAATGATCCAGGTTTTGGTTCGGGATCTATATTAAATCAAATTTATGCAACTCCAGCTAATGCTTATCCAATTTACAATCCTAATGGCAGTTATGCCACAACGTCAAATTACCAGAACAATATTTATGCACAAGCAGTAAGTTCTGGATACATTGGAACTTACAAACGTGATGTATTAGCCGATTTGTTTTTGAAACGTACTTTTAATGAGATAACAGAAGGTTTATGGTTAAGAGTTAAAGCTTCAATTTATGCCACGTTAGCAGAAAATACCATAAGAACGAAGAGTTTTGCAACTTTTGCTTTTAACCCAACAACAAGTGCATATACGCAATATGGTACTAATGGCACACAAAGTAATAATACAGCGGTTACACAACAAGGTCGTTCAGACTACGAAGAATTGGCACTTGGTTATGATCGTAATTTTGGTAAACATGGTGTTAGTGCATTATTATTAGCTAACAACGACAATGCTTATAGTGGTTCTGATTTACCTTATACTTTAAGAGGTATATCGGGTAAGGCATCTTATAATTTCGATCAGAAATATGTAGTTGATTTGGCTTTTGGTTATAATGGATCAAATTATTATCCGCCAGCCGGCGATTTTAAATACGGATTTTTTCCAGCGATGGGCTTAGCCTGGAACATGGAAAAAGAGAATTTCTTGAAAGATGTAAAATGGTTAAATGGTTTAAAACTATTTGGAACTTTTGGCAAAACAGGCAATGATAACCCAGGTTATTTTGTTTACATCCAAAGATATTTTGATGGAACATCGGCTTATTTCGGAGCAACTGCTGGTGCACAAACCAGTATTTTCGAACAACCTTTAGCAAATCCAAACATCACTTGGGAGAAAGCCAATAAATTAAATATTGGTTTACAAGGAACACTTTTCAATAATAAAATTGGTTTCTCTGTAGAACGTTACAGCGATAAATATTACGATTTGTTAATGCGAAGAGGAAAAAATTCAGCATTAATTGGTCAAAATTATCCAATAGAGAATATCGGGCAGAGCAGATATACTGGATGGGATTTTAAATTAAACTATCAACAAACCATCAACAAATTTAGCTACTTTATTGGAGCAACTGGCGGTTTGCAAAAATCTGAAGTGCTTTATCAAGATGAGGTTATACAACCTTATACTTGGATGAAAAGTACTGGACAAGCGGTTGGTCAGCGTTTTGGTTATATCGATCAAGGTTTATTTCAAAGTCAGGCAGAAATTAATGCAAGTGCTAAAGTAGAGGGTTATACTGCCCAACCAGGGGATATAAAGTATAAAGATTTAAATGGCGATGGAATTATTAATCAATTAGATCAAACCGTAATTGGGAATACTAAGCCATTGCTTTATTATGGATTTAACCTAGGCTTCAACTTTAAAGGGTTTGATTTTAGCGCACTGATACAAGGGGCTATGAATCGTACAGTTTATTTAAGTGGAAATACCGAATGGGCATTTCAGAATAATGGTTTTGGACAGGCTTGGGAGCAAAACTTAGGGCGTTGGACTCCCCAAACTGCTGGAATGGCTACACAGCCAAGGGTTGGTGTTGGGGCAAATATTAATAATTATGCCACATCAACTTATTGGCAGCACTCAGGCAACTATGTTCGCCTCAAAAACTTAGAACTTGGTTATACAATTCCAGAATCAATAACCAAGAGAATAGGATTACAAAGCCTAAGAGTTTTCACAAATGCGACTAACCTTTTCACTATTTCGGCTTATGATAGGGTAGACCCAGAGGTTTATGGTTCAAGCTATCCAATTCAAAAATTGATCAACATGGGTGTTAATGTTAAATTTTAA
- a CDS encoding DUF2264 domain-containing protein, translating into MESSLKNIVIVFLILFLGVGKVAAQKKSKNVKAVPLTDRQVWLQEMDKMVRPVIYSLAKDSLRIVMPKEVSIRSDNKESRIKVQYVEILGRVLSGIAPWLQLEGGSEAEIALRKQYREWVIKGIKNSLDSNAKDFMNYDIAGQQLVDASFVALAFIRAPWLWENLDKKNQNLMMKSIATTRKFKPGFSNWLLFSAVNEAFMAKFGYEWDVMRVDYALQQMEQWYVGDGMYKDGSTYAFDYYNSFVIHPYLGTLVDIIGKKTNAYNAMFEKVKKRNERYAVIQERLINSDGTYPATGRSIIYKGGAFHHLADMAFKKLLPKQLAPAQVRCALTAVIKKTLESPTTYKNGWLSIGLYGDQPNIADSYNNQGSPYLCTSIFLPLGLPETDAFWANPPVKWSAQKIWSGEDFPNDHSVDLR; encoded by the coding sequence ATGGAATCATCATTAAAAAATATTGTTATAGTCTTTTTAATCCTTTTTTTAGGGGTAGGAAAGGTAGCTGCACAAAAGAAGAGTAAAAATGTAAAAGCTGTTCCATTAACTGATAGACAAGTTTGGTTACAGGAAATGGATAAAATGGTAAGGCCTGTCATTTACAGTTTAGCAAAAGACAGTTTACGTATTGTAATGCCAAAGGAGGTTTCAATTCGTTCAGATAACAAAGAAAGTAGGATTAAAGTACAATATGTTGAAATTTTGGGTAGGGTTTTGAGTGGAATAGCGCCTTGGTTGCAATTAGAGGGTGGTTCGGAAGCTGAAATCGCCCTGCGCAAACAATATCGTGAATGGGTAATTAAAGGCATTAAGAACTCGTTAGATTCTAATGCAAAAGATTTCATGAACTATGATATTGCTGGGCAACAATTAGTTGATGCTTCTTTTGTGGCACTTGCTTTTATCCGTGCACCTTGGCTTTGGGAAAATTTAGACAAAAAGAACCAAAACCTGATGATGAAATCCATTGCCACTACAAGGAAATTTAAACCAGGCTTTTCAAATTGGTTGCTTTTTTCTGCAGTTAACGAAGCTTTTATGGCAAAGTTTGGTTATGAGTGGGATGTGATGCGAGTAGATTACGCCTTACAACAAATGGAACAATGGTATGTTGGCGATGGCATGTATAAAGATGGTAGTACTTATGCTTTCGATTATTACAACAGTTTTGTAATTCATCCATATTTAGGCACATTGGTGGATATTATTGGCAAAAAAACAAATGCTTATAATGCAATGTTCGAGAAGGTTAAAAAACGTAATGAGCGTTATGCCGTTATCCAAGAACGATTAATTAATTCAGATGGAACTTATCCAGCTACTGGTAGGTCAATTATTTATAAGGGCGGCGCATTTCATCACTTAGCAGACATGGCTTTTAAAAAATTATTACCAAAACAGTTAGCTCCAGCGCAAGTGCGTTGTGCCTTAACTGCAGTGATAAAAAAGACATTAGAAAGCCCAACAACTTATAAAAATGGATGGTTATCGATTGGTTTATATGGTGATCAGCCTAATATTGCCGATTCTTACAATAACCAAGGCAGTCCTTATCTCTGTACCAGCATCTTTTTACCCTTAGGTTTGCCAGAAACTGATGCTTTTTGGGCAAATCCACCTGTTAAGTGGAGTGCTCAAAAAATATGGAGCGGAGAAGATTTTCCAAATGACCACAGTGTAGATTTAAGATAG
- a CDS encoding BNR repeat-containing protein encodes MYKIFCICLLFVGFSFSVKSQENTSLSTIAENGWANNSVNTVIFRKNALTTFKNNQYVAYYDVDQFVVLAKRKLNAQTWEVVKTQYKGDATDAHKSISIMVDGSGYLHIGWGQHNNNLNYAKSIKPESLLLGQKLAMLGLKENKVSYPEFYKLANGNLLFFYRDGGSGNGNLMINQYDLKTKAWTRIQDNLIDGQGKRNAYIQTAIDAKGTIHLSWVWRESPDVASNHDLCYAKSTDGGLTWEKSDGTKYQLPINATNAEYALKIPQNSELINQTSMFADENGNPFIATYWRDAGETVPQYHIVYKTGKNWGVNKLNFRKTPFSLSGGGTKKIPISRPQLISWSEKNTISCALIFRDIERGNKVSIAIGNDITKSDWECKDLSEMSVGEWEPTFDTELWLTKKRLDLFVQKVEQVDGEGKANAKPTKVQVLTWKR; translated from the coding sequence ATGTATAAAATTTTCTGTATTTGTTTGTTGTTTGTTGGGTTTAGCTTTTCTGTTAAAAGTCAAGAAAATACTTCATTGAGTACCATTGCCGAAAATGGCTGGGCAAATAATTCCGTTAACACGGTTATTTTTAGGAAAAATGCCTTAACAACCTTTAAAAATAACCAATATGTCGCTTATTATGATGTAGATCAGTTTGTGGTTTTAGCAAAGCGGAAGCTCAATGCGCAAACATGGGAAGTTGTTAAAACGCAATACAAAGGTGATGCAACTGATGCCCATAAATCTATTAGTATCATGGTTGATGGAAGCGGTTATTTACACATTGGATGGGGGCAGCACAACAATAACCTCAACTATGCAAAATCTATAAAACCAGAAAGCCTTTTATTAGGTCAAAAACTGGCTATGCTTGGTTTAAAGGAAAATAAAGTGAGTTATCCGGAGTTTTATAAGCTGGCTAATGGCAATTTACTTTTCTTTTATAGAGATGGTGGTTCTGGAAATGGGAATTTGATGATCAATCAGTATGATTTAAAAACAAAGGCTTGGACAAGAATTCAGGATAATTTAATTGATGGGCAGGGTAAAAGAAATGCCTACATACAAACCGCGATTGATGCTAAAGGAACTATCCATTTATCATGGGTTTGGCGGGAAAGCCCTGATGTGGCCAGTAACCATGATTTATGTTATGCAAAATCTACCGATGGTGGGTTGACTTGGGAAAAATCAGATGGTACAAAATATCAATTGCCCATTAATGCAACAAATGCAGAATATGCTTTAAAAATTCCACAAAACAGCGAGTTGATAAATCAGACTTCTATGTTTGCTGATGAAAATGGAAATCCATTTATTGCAACTTATTGGAGAGATGCTGGTGAAACGGTACCACAATATCACATTGTTTATAAAACTGGTAAGAATTGGGGAGTAAACAAGTTAAACTTTAGAAAAACACCTTTTAGCTTGAGTGGTGGTGGCACTAAAAAAATCCCGATATCAAGACCGCAATTAATCAGTTGGTCGGAGAAAAATACAATTTCTTGTGCGTTAATTTTTAGAGACATTGAAAGAGGGAATAAGGTTTCAATCGCCATTGGCAATGACATTACAAAAAGCGATTGGGAATGTAAAGATCTTTCTGAGATGAGTGTAGGTGAGTGGGAACCTACTTTTGATACAGAATTATGGCTCACAAAAAAAAGATTAGATTTATTTGTTCAAAAAGTAGAACAGGTTGATGGAGAGGGAAAGGCAAATGCAAAACCTACTAAAGTTCAAGTGCTTACTTGGAAGAGGTAG
- a CDS encoding glycoside hydrolase family 88 protein yields MYLDLPNHKSNTRSRMKKYNWLIALLLVSKIAAAQTLPSTQEVIATINKANTYWQTNNKPEVRAFWDHAAYHTGNMEAYEITKNEAYKTYSETWANHNKWMGAKSTDKSKWKYKYGETDEFVLFGDWQICFQTYIDLYNLNPEPHKIARAKEVMEYEMSTTANDYWWWADGLYMVMPVMTKLYKLTGNQQYADKLYEYFMYANSIMYDKKEKLYYRDAKYVYPKHKSANGKKDFWARGDGWVFAGLAKVLKDLPKNDPHRDEYLTKYKNMAKAIVKCQQAEGYWTRSLLDPQHAPGPETSGTAFFTYGLLWGINNGLLKESKYLPAAKKAYNYLTKTALQESGKVGYVQPIGEKAIPGQVVDANSTANFGVGAFLLANCEMYRFLTNKK; encoded by the coding sequence ATGTACTTAGATTTACCAAATCATAAATCGAATACTCGTTCTAGAATGAAAAAATACAATTGGCTTATCGCATTGTTACTGGTCAGCAAAATTGCTGCCGCACAAACACTTCCTTCTACACAAGAAGTAATTGCCACTATAAATAAAGCAAATACTTATTGGCAAACTAATAACAAACCCGAAGTGAGGGCATTTTGGGATCATGCCGCTTATCATACTGGTAACATGGAGGCTTACGAAATTACCAAAAACGAAGCGTACAAAACTTATTCAGAAACTTGGGCCAACCATAACAAATGGATGGGTGCAAAAAGCACAGATAAAAGCAAGTGGAAATATAAGTATGGCGAAACTGATGAATTTGTACTGTTTGGAGATTGGCAAATCTGCTTTCAAACTTATATAGACCTGTATAACCTTAACCCAGAACCGCACAAAATTGCTCGTGCCAAAGAGGTCATGGAGTATGAGATGTCTACAACAGCAAACGATTATTGGTGGTGGGCAGATGGTTTGTACATGGTAATGCCTGTAATGACAAAATTGTATAAGCTAACGGGCAATCAGCAATATGCTGATAAACTTTACGAGTATTTCATGTATGCCAATAGTATCATGTACGATAAAAAAGAGAAACTTTATTACCGAGATGCGAAGTATGTTTATCCAAAACATAAAAGTGCAAATGGCAAAAAAGATTTTTGGGCTAGGGGCGATGGATGGGTTTTCGCAGGATTGGCAAAGGTTTTAAAAGATTTGCCTAAAAATGATCCACACCGTGATGAGTATTTAACCAAGTACAAAAACATGGCGAAGGCAATTGTGAAATGTCAACAGGCTGAGGGTTATTGGACAAGAAGTTTATTAGATCCACAACATGCGCCAGGACCTGAAACTAGCGGCACAGCTTTTTTTACTTACGGCTTGTTATGGGGCATTAATAATGGTTTGCTTAAAGAAAGTAAGTATCTTCCGGCAGCAAAAAAAGCATATAATTACCTAACTAAAACTGCATTGCAGGAAAGCGGAAAAGTGGGTTATGTACAACCAATTGGAGAAAAGGCAATTCCAGGACAAGTTGTAGATGCTAATTCTACTGCTAATTTTGGGGTAGGTGCATTTTTATTAGCCAATTGCGAAATGTATAGGTTTTTAACGAACAAAAAATAG
- a CDS encoding glycoside hydrolase family 43 protein, with translation MKHLFYKPLIFCLMVIALLFGNTVNSVAQQTKLTSFTPGKIWNDDKGVHINAHGGGMLVDKGIYYWFGEHKVAGGIGNTAQVGVHCYSSKDLYNWKDEGISLAVSDDPQSDIVKGSVIERPKVVYNKKTKKYVMWFHLELKGKGYAAARAGVAIADKVTGPYVFVKSYRPNAGQMPIYLPNTPESEKLNCATPANKSDGFFCRDLPGGQMARDMTVFVDDDGKAYHIFSSEENFTLHMAELTSDYLGHTGKFTRIYIGEQTEAPALFKKNGIYYMIGSGCTGWAPNPARWFTAKSLWGPWTFMGNPCIGAGAETTFGGQSTYVLPAPNKKGEFIFIADIWRPKNAIDGRYLWLPILFENDKLKITYMDQWDLSVFKSK, from the coding sequence ATGAAACACCTATTTTACAAGCCTTTAATTTTCTGTTTGATGGTGATTGCATTGCTTTTTGGCAATACAGTTAACAGTGTTGCACAGCAAACTAAACTAACATCATTTACACCTGGTAAAATCTGGAATGATGATAAAGGTGTTCATATTAATGCACATGGTGGAGGAATGCTGGTAGATAAAGGCATTTATTATTGGTTTGGAGAGCATAAAGTAGCGGGCGGCATTGGCAATACGGCTCAAGTGGGTGTTCATTGTTATTCATCAAAAGATTTATACAACTGGAAAGATGAGGGCATTTCTCTAGCTGTTAGCGATGATCCACAAAGTGATATTGTAAAGGGAAGTGTAATAGAAAGGCCTAAGGTTGTTTATAATAAAAAGACAAAAAAATATGTAATGTGGTTTCATCTGGAACTTAAAGGCAAAGGTTATGCAGCTGCAAGAGCTGGTGTAGCTATTGCTGATAAAGTAACTGGTCCTTATGTTTTTGTAAAAAGTTATAGGCCAAATGCTGGTCAAATGCCCATTTATTTACCAAACACCCCAGAAAGTGAAAAGCTGAATTGTGCAACGCCTGCAAATAAAAGCGATGGTTTCTTTTGTCGCGATTTACCTGGTGGTCAAATGGCTCGTGACATGACTGTTTTTGTTGATGACGATGGAAAAGCTTATCATATTTTTTCTTCTGAAGAGAATTTTACCTTACACATGGCCGAGTTGACTTCCGATTATTTAGGACATACGGGCAAATTCACAAGGATTTATATTGGCGAGCAAACTGAAGCACCAGCTTTATTTAAGAAAAATGGTATTTATTACATGATTGGTTCTGGCTGTACTGGGTGGGCACCAAATCCTGCTCGTTGGTTTACAGCGAAATCTTTATGGGGTCCATGGACATTCATGGGGAATCCTTGCATTGGCGCAGGGGCAGAAACAACTTTTGGTGGACAAAGCACTTATGTTTTGCCAGCACCAAACAAAAAAGGAGAGTTCATTTTCATAGCTGATATTTGGAGACCTAAAAATGCCATAGACGGTAGGTATTTATGGCTGCCAATCTTGTTTGAAAACGACAAACTTAAAATAACTTATATGGACCAATGGGACCTGAGTGTTTTTAAATCAAAGTAA
- a CDS encoding RagB/SusD family nutrient uptake outer membrane protein: MKNIKQYIVVLLIGLQIFIVSSCKKVESEPRDWIQADLVWDEKDKNATVAGFFLNSVYTYIPGGFNRIDGDYLDAAAGDAVPSRTNTTVEYFTNGRISTLNNPDPYWGNSYYGIRAANIFLANIDQVPMLDLTKQYWKAEARFIRALMYFELLKRYGGAPLIGDKIFTLDDNLELPRNTFAECVNYIISECDAIKDKLRLETGANYTTSDWGRIPKGAAIALKCRVYLYAASPLFNGGGVESNATLKALTGYPTYDATRWQNVIDAAEELRGLNYYALQPTFINTFITNKNTEVILNKQGATNTSVETNNAPSGYGNPAVSNGRTSPTEEFVKSFTMRNGLPITDPASGYVAATPYANRDLRLDHTVFYNGMTWLNRAVQTYEGGLDKPGGITVQTRTGYYLRKFMANFATNTTYTNQYHNFVLFRYGEILLNYAEALNELNRTEDAVTQIKLLRARAGITAGANTRYGIPTGISQADMRTLIMNERRVELAFEEHRFWDVRRWKIAPTVLSGTLNGTKITRSPTNVLTYETVPVSTLVFSNKLYHMPVPYSETTKNSKLLQNEGW; the protein is encoded by the coding sequence ATGAAAAATATTAAACAATATATAGTAGTACTACTAATTGGACTCCAAATTTTTATAGTTTCTTCTTGTAAAAAGGTGGAAAGCGAACCTAGAGATTGGATTCAGGCAGATTTAGTATGGGACGAAAAAGATAAAAATGCTACAGTAGCTGGATTTTTCTTGAACAGTGTTTACACTTATATTCCGGGGGGATTTAATAGAATTGATGGAGATTATTTAGATGCAGCTGCTGGAGATGCGGTGCCCTCTAGAACAAATACAACGGTAGAATATTTCACAAATGGAAGAATTAGTACGCTAAACAATCCAGATCCTTATTGGGGAAATAGTTATTATGGAATTAGGGCAGCTAACATATTTTTAGCAAACATAGACCAAGTGCCGATGCTCGATTTAACCAAACAATATTGGAAAGCAGAAGCAAGGTTTATTCGTGCCCTAATGTATTTTGAGTTATTAAAAAGATATGGTGGTGCTCCGTTGATAGGTGACAAGATATTTACACTAGACGATAATTTAGAGTTGCCAAGAAATACATTTGCAGAATGTGTTAATTACATTATTAGCGAATGTGATGCCATTAAAGACAAGTTAAGACTTGAAACAGGCGCTAATTATACCACTTCAGACTGGGGTAGAATTCCAAAGGGTGCAGCCATAGCTTTAAAATGTAGGGTTTATTTGTATGCGGCAAGCCCGCTGTTTAACGGTGGAGGAGTTGAAAGCAATGCAACTCTAAAAGCATTAACAGGTTATCCAACTTATGATGCTACCCGTTGGCAAAATGTAATTGATGCAGCTGAGGAATTAAGAGGTTTAAACTATTATGCACTTCAACCAACTTTTATTAACACATTCATTACCAATAAAAACACGGAAGTTATCTTAAATAAGCAAGGTGCTACCAATACTTCTGTAGAAACCAATAATGCGCCATCTGGTTATGGTAATCCAGCGGTAAGTAATGGAAGAACAAGTCCGACAGAAGAATTTGTAAAATCATTTACCATGAGAAATGGTTTGCCAATTACCGATCCTGCATCGGGTTATGTTGCCGCAACACCTTATGCAAATAGAGATTTACGTTTAGATCATACTGTTTTTTATAACGGTATGACTTGGCTAAATAGAGCAGTGCAAACCTATGAAGGCGGCCTAGACAAACCAGGTGGAATAACTGTGCAAACCCGTACAGGATATTATTTGCGCAAGTTCATGGCAAATTTTGCTACCAATACTACTTATACCAATCAATACCACAACTTCGTGTTATTTAGATATGGCGAAATCTTATTAAACTATGCAGAAGCTTTAAATGAGCTAAACAGAACTGAAGACGCTGTAACCCAAATCAAATTATTGAGAGCAAGAGCAGGCATAACTGCTGGTGCAAACACACGATATGGTATCCCGACAGGTATTTCTCAAGCAGACATGAGAACATTGATCATGAACGAAAGAAGGGTAGAGCTAGCCTTTGAAGAGCATCGTTTTTGGGATGTACGTAGATGGAAAATTGCGCCAACGGTTTTAAGCGGAACATTAAATGGTACAAAAATTACCAGAAGTCCAACAAATGTTTTAACCTATGAAACAGTGCCTGTGAGTACCTTGGTTTTCAGTAACAAGTTATACCATATGCCTGTACCCTACTCAGAAACAACTAAAAATAGTAAACTCCTTCAAAACGAAGGTTGGTAG